The Halorientalis sp. IM1011 genome window below encodes:
- a CDS encoding methyl-accepting chemotaxis protein has product MSRESGLDAGIGDDIEDDVEQDIDRDAGYDHDAASEIQTSIAELEDSSVEIAGRTREISDLAREQHQGMSEVANEVSTLSASVEEIASSAEEVAAASKEARDLADDGQESAEEVVEAMEEIQSAADSVAEDVRTIQSSVQEIDEIVEIINDIADQTNILALNASIEAARAGQAGEGFAVVADEIKDLAGESQAQAGEIEGMIDEIQENTEQAVGSLERNNERIEGGIESVDDAMDNLEEISETVREVNNGIEEVATATDQQAASTEEVASMIDQSTDNAADIVDAVDDITDELDDQTDEVADINRSVDDLIADVQGQSAAGD; this is encoded by the coding sequence ATGTCACGTGAGAGCGGTCTCGACGCCGGTATCGGGGACGATATCGAAGACGACGTGGAACAGGACATCGACCGCGACGCGGGGTACGACCACGACGCGGCCAGTGAGATTCAGACCTCGATCGCCGAACTGGAGGACTCGTCGGTCGAGATCGCCGGTCGGACCCGGGAGATCTCGGACCTGGCCCGCGAGCAACACCAGGGGATGTCCGAGGTGGCCAACGAGGTCTCGACGCTGTCGGCGTCGGTCGAGGAGATCGCCTCCTCCGCGGAGGAGGTCGCGGCCGCCAGCAAGGAAGCGCGGGACCTCGCGGACGACGGACAGGAGTCGGCCGAAGAGGTCGTCGAGGCGATGGAGGAGATCCAGTCGGCGGCCGACAGCGTCGCCGAGGACGTCCGAACGATCCAGTCGAGCGTTCAGGAGATCGACGAGATCGTCGAGATCATCAACGACATCGCCGACCAGACGAACATCCTCGCGCTGAACGCGTCCATCGAGGCCGCACGCGCCGGCCAGGCCGGCGAAGGGTTCGCCGTCGTCGCCGACGAGATCAAAGACCTGGCGGGCGAGTCACAGGCACAGGCGGGCGAGATCGAGGGCATGATCGACGAGATTCAGGAGAACACCGAGCAGGCCGTCGGTAGTCTCGAACGGAACAACGAGCGAATCGAAGGCGGTATCGAGTCGGTCGACGACGCCATGGACAACCTCGAGGAGATCAGCGAAACCGTCCGCGAGGTCAACAACGGGATCGAGGAGGTCGCGACCGCGACCGACCAGCAGGCCGCCTCGACGGAGGAGGTCGCCAGCATGATCGACCAGTCGACCGACAACGCCGCCGACATCGTCGACGCCGTCGACGATATCACCGACGAACTCGACGATCAGACCGACGAAGTCGCCGATATCAACCGATCCGTCGACGACCTGATCGCGGACGTGCAGGGGCAAAGCGCCGCCGGCGACTGA
- a CDS encoding HPP family protein produces the protein MPTARDIMTTDVETVAPDDDVAEVLTKLARAKFNGYPVTDGDELVGIVTQGDLVDLFQPSDRTLWIPVGFPPFLESLTYGIDLSWDNLDVGLDMVRNSGKSISDVMTADVVTVTPDDDIDRVLDLLADRERDINRLPVVEDSEARSASGSRTQSGDGRVVGIIAREDVLRALRDERLENAG, from the coding sequence ATGCCCACCGCTCGCGACATCATGACGACCGACGTGGAGACGGTCGCCCCCGACGACGACGTGGCCGAGGTGCTCACGAAACTGGCCCGCGCGAAGTTCAACGGCTACCCCGTCACCGACGGCGACGAACTCGTCGGCATCGTCACACAGGGCGATCTGGTCGACCTGTTCCAGCCCTCCGACCGGACGCTGTGGATCCCCGTCGGCTTCCCCCCGTTCCTGGAGAGCCTCACCTACGGGATCGACCTCTCGTGGGACAACCTCGACGTGGGACTGGACATGGTGCGCAACTCCGGAAAGTCGATCAGCGACGTGATGACGGCCGACGTGGTGACGGTCACACCCGACGACGACATCGACCGCGTGCTCGACCTGCTGGCCGACCGCGAGCGGGACATCAACCGCTTGCCGGTCGTCGAAGACAGCGAGGCGCGAAGCGCCTCTGGCAGCCGGACGCAGTCCGGCGACGGTCGCGTCGTCGGCATCATCGCCCGGGAAGACGTGCTCCGGGCGCTACGGGACGAGCGGCTGGAGAATGCGGGGTAA
- a CDS encoding ribonuclease HI produces the protein MAAYGRPSLRDLFDESPTPHIAHPPRTHHRDFYLATDGSYRGRRGAVGGEDDPDGGLGVVIETRDGERVARLSVADSAPDNNVAEYRALHLGLDVLAARAPADARVGVLIDHDDLAGNVNQAVIDARGADWNPAVSVPAATTHHWRGIRARINGFDEIRAARISSDVNPAHPLANAPDQYAHVNHEPDRCVIPQDQSEKQVPPPSRSDRGASD, from the coding sequence ATGGCCGCTTACGGCCGGCCGTCCCTTCGGGACCTGTTCGACGAGTCGCCGACGCCACACATTGCACACCCCCCTCGCACCCACCACCGGGACTTCTATCTCGCCACAGACGGCTCCTACAGGGGCCGACGTGGCGCGGTCGGGGGCGAGGACGACCCCGACGGCGGTCTCGGCGTGGTCATCGAGACACGCGACGGGGAACGTGTGGCCCGGCTCTCGGTCGCGGACAGCGCCCCCGACAACAACGTCGCCGAGTACCGCGCACTCCATCTGGGGCTGGACGTCCTCGCGGCACGAGCGCCCGCCGACGCCCGCGTCGGCGTCCTGATCGACCACGACGACCTGGCGGGCAACGTCAACCAGGCCGTCATCGACGCCCGCGGGGCCGACTGGAACCCCGCCGTCTCCGTCCCCGCGGCCACGACCCACCACTGGCGGGGGATCCGCGCCCGGATCAACGGCTTCGACGAGATCCGGGCCGCCCGCATCTCCAGTGACGTGAACCCGGCCCACCCGCTCGCGAACGCGCCGGACCAGTACGCCCACGTCAATCACGAACCCGACCGGTGTGTCATCCCACAGGACCAGTCCGAGAAGCAGGTACCCCCGCCGTCGCGGTCGGACCGCGGTGCGAGCGACTGA
- a CDS encoding NADP-dependent malic enzyme — MGLDEDSLDYHREDPPGKIEISTTKPTNTQRDLSLAYSPGVAAPCRAIRDNPTDAYSYTAKGNLVGVVSDGTAVLGLGDIGAQASKPVMEGKGVLFKRFADIDVFDIELEDAGTEEMIRSISSMEPTFGGINLEDIKAPECFEVEERLREEMDIPIFHDDQHGTAIISGAALLNAADIAGKELDELDIVFSGAGASAIASARFYVSLGAKRENITMCDSSGIITQARAEEDDINEFKREFARDVPEGDLADAMEGADVFVGLSVGGIVSEEMVQSMGPDPIIFAMANPDPEIAYEDAKQARDDTVIMATGRSDYPNQVNNVLGFPFIFRGALDVRATEINEEMKRAAAEALADLARQDVPDAVVKAYGDQPLQYGPEYVIPKPLDPRVLFEVAPAVAEAAMDSGAARVELDLDEYVEQLEARLGKSREMMRVVLNKAKNDPKRVVLAEGDDEKMIRAAAQLVDQGIAEPILIGDRERIWAIMETLALDFDPEIVDPGEGSLEPYAERLYELRKRKGITRREAGELVQDGNYLGSVMVEMGDADAMLTGLMHNYPSALKPPLQIVGTADDANYAAGVYMLTFKNRVVFCVDTTVNQNPDAEVLSEVTCHTAELARRFNIEPRAAMLSYSNFGSVDNEGTRKPRKAADLLRQDPECDFPVDGEMQADTAVVEDILDGTYEFSDLEEPANILVFPNLEAGNIGYKLLQRLGGAEAIGPMLVGMDKPVHVLQRGDEVKDIVNLASVAVVDAQQNDY, encoded by the coding sequence ATGGGACTAGACGAGGATTCGCTCGACTATCACCGGGAGGATCCCCCGGGGAAGATCGAGATTTCGACGACGAAGCCAACCAACACGCAGCGCGATCTGAGCCTCGCCTACTCGCCGGGCGTGGCCGCCCCCTGCCGCGCGATCCGGGACAATCCGACTGACGCCTACAGCTACACCGCCAAGGGGAACCTCGTCGGCGTCGTCTCCGACGGCACCGCGGTGCTCGGCCTCGGCGACATCGGTGCGCAGGCCTCGAAACCCGTGATGGAGGGGAAGGGCGTCCTGTTCAAGCGGTTCGCCGACATCGACGTCTTCGACATCGAACTCGAGGACGCCGGCACCGAGGAGATGATCCGCTCGATCAGTTCGATGGAGCCGACCTTCGGCGGTATCAACCTGGAGGACATCAAGGCCCCCGAGTGTTTCGAGGTCGAGGAGCGACTCCGCGAGGAGATGGACATCCCCATCTTCCACGACGACCAGCACGGCACCGCCATCATCTCCGGGGCCGCGCTGCTCAACGCCGCCGACATCGCCGGCAAGGAACTCGACGAACTCGACATCGTCTTCTCCGGCGCGGGCGCGAGCGCCATCGCCTCCGCCCGGTTTTACGTCTCGCTGGGCGCGAAACGCGAGAACATCACGATGTGTGACTCCTCGGGAATCATCACCCAGGCCCGCGCCGAGGAGGACGACATCAACGAGTTCAAACGCGAGTTCGCCCGCGACGTGCCCGAAGGCGACCTCGCCGACGCCATGGAGGGCGCGGACGTGTTCGTCGGCCTCTCGGTCGGCGGCATCGTCTCCGAGGAGATGGTCCAGTCGATGGGGCCGGATCCGATCATCTTCGCGATGGCCAACCCCGACCCCGAGATTGCCTACGAGGACGCCAAACAGGCCCGCGACGACACCGTCATCATGGCGACGGGCCGCTCGGACTACCCGAATCAGGTCAACAACGTCCTCGGCTTCCCCTTCATCTTCCGGGGTGCGCTCGACGTGCGCGCGACCGAGATCAACGAGGAGATGAAGCGCGCCGCCGCGGAGGCGCTGGCCGACCTGGCCCGGCAGGACGTGCCCGACGCCGTCGTCAAGGCCTACGGCGATCAGCCACTCCAGTACGGCCCGGAGTACGTCATTCCGAAACCACTGGACCCCCGCGTCCTCTTCGAGGTCGCACCGGCCGTCGCCGAGGCCGCCATGGACAGCGGCGCTGCCCGGGTCGAACTCGACCTCGACGAGTACGTCGAGCAACTGGAAGCCCGCCTGGGCAAATCCCGCGAGATGATGCGGGTCGTCCTCAACAAGGCCAAAAACGATCCAAAGCGGGTCGTCCTCGCGGAAGGCGACGACGAGAAGATGATCCGGGCGGCCGCGCAACTGGTCGATCAGGGGATCGCCGAGCCCATCCTGATCGGCGACCGCGAGCGCATCTGGGCGATCATGGAGACGCTGGCGCTCGATTTCGACCCCGAGATCGTCGACCCGGGCGAGGGGAGTCTCGAACCCTACGCCGAGCGGCTGTACGAACTCCGCAAGCGCAAGGGGATCACCCGCCGCGAGGCCGGCGAACTCGTTCAGGACGGCAACTACCTCGGCAGCGTCATGGTCGAGATGGGCGACGCCGACGCCATGCTGACGGGGCTGATGCACAACTACCCCTCGGCGCTCAAGCCGCCGCTCCAGATCGTCGGCACCGCCGACGACGCCAACTACGCCGCCGGCGTCTACATGCTCACGTTCAAGAACCGCGTCGTGTTCTGCGTCGACACCACCGTCAACCAGAACCCCGACGCAGAGGTCCTCTCGGAGGTGACCTGCCACACCGCCGAGCTGGCCCGCCGGTTCAACATCGAACCCCGCGCCGCGATGCTGTCGTACTCGAACTTCGGATCGGTCGACAACGAAGGCACCCGCAAACCCCGGAAGGCCGCTGACCTCCTGCGGCAGGACCCCGAGTGTGACTTCCCCGTCGACGGCGAGATGCAGGCCGACACCGCCGTCGTCGAGGACATCCTCGACGGCACCTACGAGTTCTCCGACCTCGAAGAGCCCGCAAACATCCTCGTGTTCCCGAATCTGGAGGCCGGCAACATCGGCTACAAACTCCTCCAGCGCCTCGGCGGCGCCGAAGCCATCGGCCCGATGCTCGTCGGCATGGACAAGCCCGTCCACGTCCTGCAACGGGGCGACGAAGTGAAGGACATCGTCAACCTCGCGAGCGTGGCCGTCGTGGACGCCCAGCAGAACGACTACTAG
- a CDS encoding COX15/CtaA family protein — protein MRLGFRHLVATTTGMTFVLILLGVYTGAIGAGLSCGARWPLCNGAVFGLFPADWPSFVEWFHRFVAMVTGFMILGTTYAAWKRQPRTDIRWASTVALAVLPVQVLLGANTIWFYGPVAQVLHHTAALTIFAALTAATAWAFQGTTSTADTATDADADTSAEGSSDPVRL, from the coding sequence ATGCGACTTGGCTTTCGCCACCTCGTTGCGACGACCACGGGGATGACGTTCGTGCTCATCCTGCTGGGCGTCTACACCGGTGCTATCGGTGCGGGACTGTCCTGTGGGGCACGCTGGCCGCTCTGTAACGGAGCCGTGTTCGGTCTGTTTCCGGCAGACTGGCCGAGCTTCGTCGAGTGGTTCCACCGGTTCGTCGCGATGGTCACCGGCTTCATGATCCTCGGGACGACCTACGCCGCCTGGAAGCGCCAGCCCCGAACCGACATCCGGTGGGCCTCGACCGTCGCGCTCGCCGTCCTGCCCGTGCAGGTCCTGCTCGGCGCGAACACCATCTGGTTCTACGGGCCCGTCGCGCAGGTCCTCCACCACACCGCCGCGCTCACAATCTTCGCCGCGCTGACTGCGGCGACCGCCTGGGCGTTCCAGGGAACCACGTCCACGGCCGACACTGCGACCGACGCGGACGCCGACACCAGCGCCGAGGGATCGTCGGACCCCGTCCGGCTCTGA
- a CDS encoding replication factor C large subunit: protein MSDWTEKYRPSTLSEVRGNDKARDALQQWGETWDEHGEAAICHGSPGIGKTSAAHALANDMGWDTVELNASDSRTKDDIERLAGRAAKNTTLGGSGKQLIIVDEADNFHGNVDRGGSRAVTSIVKDAGQPVVLIANDFYEMSNTLRNNCREIEFRDISARSIVPVLRDVCRQEGIEFEDEALSAIAESNSGDLRGAINDLQALAQGRTELRAEDVVTGERDRTNGVFDYLDTVIKKAGAEEALKASYDVDETPDDLINWIEDNMPKDYEGPELARAYDFLADADRWLGRVRATQNYSYWRYAGDNMTAGVAAARDGEKGGWTRYGPPSYWSKLGRSRGTREKRDYVAREIAESLGVSMATARREVIPHLAAMTHHCKNRELTVAMAARYDLDTEHVAFVTGSGKDTNKVQDIVEDARQLREEAAVEHSGGAFEGGHAAGATDDGENENTGDGDEESDGQATLASAASEESADEAGEGESAEDDANAGDQQSGLGDFV from the coding sequence ATGAGTGACTGGACCGAGAAATACCGCCCGTCGACGCTCTCGGAGGTCCGGGGCAACGACAAGGCCCGCGACGCCCTGCAGCAGTGGGGCGAGACCTGGGACGAGCACGGCGAGGCGGCCATCTGCCACGGCAGTCCCGGGATCGGGAAGACCTCGGCGGCCCACGCGCTGGCCAACGATATGGGCTGGGACACCGTCGAACTCAACGCCAGCGACTCCCGGACCAAAGACGACATCGAGCGCCTCGCCGGCCGCGCCGCCAAGAACACGACGCTTGGCGGCTCCGGGAAACAGCTCATCATCGTCGACGAGGCCGACAACTTCCACGGCAACGTCGACCGCGGCGGCTCGCGAGCGGTCACCTCCATCGTCAAGGACGCCGGCCAGCCCGTCGTCCTCATCGCCAACGACTTCTACGAGATGTCCAACACGCTCCGGAACAACTGCCGCGAGATCGAGTTCCGCGACATCTCCGCACGCTCCATCGTCCCCGTCCTCCGGGACGTGTGCCGCCAGGAGGGAATCGAGTTCGAGGACGAAGCGCTATCGGCCATCGCCGAGTCCAACAGCGGCGACCTCCGGGGCGCGATCAACGACCTGCAGGCGCTCGCACAGGGCCGCACGGAACTCAGGGCCGAAGACGTGGTCACCGGCGAGCGCGACCGCACGAACGGTGTCTTCGACTACCTCGACACCGTCATCAAGAAAGCCGGCGCGGAGGAGGCGCTGAAGGCCTCTTACGACGTGGACGAGACGCCCGACGACCTGATCAACTGGATCGAGGACAACATGCCCAAGGACTACGAGGGCCCCGAGTTGGCGCGGGCCTACGACTTCCTCGCCGACGCCGACCGCTGGCTCGGGCGCGTGCGGGCGACACAGAACTACTCCTACTGGCGCTACGCCGGCGACAACATGACCGCCGGCGTCGCCGCGGCCCGGGACGGCGAGAAGGGCGGCTGGACCCGCTACGGACCGCCGAGCTACTGGTCGAAACTCGGCCGCTCGCGGGGCACCAGGGAGAAACGCGACTACGTCGCCCGTGAGATCGCCGAGAGTCTGGGGGTCAGCATGGCCACCGCCCGCCGGGAGGTCATCCCGCACCTGGCGGCGATGACCCACCACTGCAAGAATCGGGAACTCACCGTCGCGATGGCTGCCCGGTACGATCTGGACACAGAACACGTCGCCTTCGTCACCGGCTCCGGGAAGGACACCAACAAGGTCCAGGACATCGTCGAAGACGCCCGACAGCTCCGGGAGGAAGCCGCCGTCGAACACTCCGGCGGGGCCTTCGAGGGCGGCCACGCCGCGGGAGCGACGGACGACGGCGAGAACGAGAATACCGGAGACGGCGACGAGGAGAGCGACGGACAGGCAACGCTCGCGAGCGCGGCGTCCGAGGAGTCGGCGGACGAGGCCGGAGAGGGCGAATCGGCCGAGGACGACGCGAACGCGGGAGATCAGCAGTCGGGACTCGGCGACTTCGTCTAG
- a CDS encoding metal-dependent hydrolase — translation MPSTVVHLAFAGILAAALLGAAFSPRSVAVVFTAVIFADLDVFVSLLVPGTHRAAFHTLLLPAVAVLALAYDARRETSWLRARFGEHAPRVAWTAVAAFVFAAVGLDLFTSWGANPFYPLVDQFYSVGGTLEYSTQRGLVQTFVEIGGPDPGPQQLGTTDSYHVNSGVDPTRGAEAENVDRVFPVAQSGWQLLLVLTSPVVLWARYRD, via the coding sequence ATGCCATCGACGGTGGTACATCTCGCCTTCGCCGGGATCCTCGCCGCTGCGTTGCTCGGTGCCGCCTTCTCGCCCCGGAGCGTAGCCGTGGTGTTCACCGCCGTGATCTTCGCCGATCTGGACGTGTTCGTGAGCCTCCTCGTCCCGGGAACGCATCGCGCGGCCTTTCACACGCTCTTGCTCCCGGCAGTCGCCGTACTCGCCCTTGCGTACGATGCCCGACGCGAGACGTCGTGGCTCCGGGCGCGCTTCGGCGAGCACGCGCCACGCGTGGCCTGGACCGCCGTCGCCGCGTTCGTCTTCGCCGCGGTCGGACTGGACCTGTTCACCAGCTGGGGTGCGAATCCGTTCTACCCGCTGGTCGATCAGTTCTACTCCGTCGGCGGAACGCTGGAGTACTCGACACAGCGGGGGCTGGTCCAGACGTTCGTCGAGATCGGGGGTCCCGATCCGGGACCCCAGCAACTGGGGACGACCGACAGCTACCACGTCAACAGCGGCGTCGACCCGACCCGCGGGGCCGAAGCGGAGAACGTCGACCGCGTGTTCCCCGTCGCCCAGTCGGGCTGGCAACTCCTGCTCGTGCTTACGAGTCCGGTCGTCCTGTGGGCACGCTACCGGGACTGA
- a CDS encoding helix-turn-helix domain-containing protein yields the protein MGRGPRRELAEKIAGEITLSDDPGATLRKWRTDFDVSQTELADTLEVSSSVISDYESGRRQSPGIGVIERIVGALLDIDEERGGGRIRQHARVLSAGFDSEIVHDLREYPATIPMDRYYDAIDATEVVEGAQATVAGHTVIDSIEAITRLSSEEFYRLYGQSTNRALVFTNVTRGESPLVAMRVVTPTPNAIVLHGLDEDSLWEHAPRLAQIDGFSLAVTTTDLPTMLDGLDELP from the coding sequence ATGGGACGTGGGCCACGGCGTGAACTCGCCGAGAAGATCGCCGGCGAGATCACGCTGAGCGACGACCCGGGCGCGACCCTCCGGAAGTGGCGGACCGACTTCGACGTGTCCCAGACCGAACTGGCCGACACGCTAGAGGTCTCCTCCTCCGTGATCTCCGACTACGAGAGCGGCCGCCGGCAGAGTCCGGGCATCGGCGTCATCGAGCGCATCGTCGGAGCCCTGCTGGACATCGACGAGGAACGCGGCGGTGGGCGGATCCGCCAGCACGCGCGGGTCCTCTCGGCCGGGTTCGACAGCGAGATCGTCCACGACCTCCGGGAGTATCCGGCGACGATCCCGATGGACCGATACTACGACGCCATCGACGCGACCGAGGTCGTCGAGGGGGCGCAAGCGACCGTCGCGGGCCACACCGTCATCGACAGCATCGAGGCGATCACCCGACTCTCCAGCGAGGAGTTCTACCGGCTCTACGGCCAGTCGACCAACCGTGCGCTGGTGTTCACGAACGTCACGCGCGGTGAGTCGCCGCTTGTCGCGATGCGTGTCGTCACCCCGACGCCCAACGCCATCGTCCTCCACGGACTGGACGAGGACAGCCTCTGGGAGCACGCGCCGCGACTGGCCCAGATCGACGGCTTCTCGCTGGCCGTGACGACGACGGATCTGCCGACGATGCTCGACGGACTGGACGAGTTGCCCTGA
- the hmgB gene encoding hydroxymethylglutaryl-CoA synthase, translated as MTAVGIDAVEIRTGKLELDLAETFAPAKGESPEKYTKGLGLHSSSFPDAYEDIVTMGANAAHRLMERKGLEPDDIGRIDVATESAFDNSKPVSTYIAGCLEQVYDGDFHHANKGERKFACVAGTQSIDDAYNWIRAGRNRGRKAIVVATDTALYARGDPGEATQGAGAVALLISEDPDLVELSPEQGFGSADETDFLKPNQQFPSVDGKRSVQVYLARMREAVEDFESVWGEVEPEDFSLVPFHTPFPGMVRKAALLGFRHMTRNTHIEDELAEDIGRQPRPEAFDDEEAYRDAISEYTDKLKETETYAEWYDDVIEPTLTISREVGNWYTGSVHVARVSGLKTALENGEDLTGERLLVGSYGSGAQAEIHAETVQPGWEDEIAGLNVDEQLESRYSISFEEYEHIHDVHNHDTDTQADAEEFTTPDEEFVFDGWGRMGERKYRYVE; from the coding sequence ATGACAGCGGTCGGCATCGACGCCGTGGAGATCAGGACGGGAAAGCTGGAACTGGACCTGGCGGAGACCTTCGCGCCCGCGAAGGGCGAGTCGCCGGAGAAGTACACGAAGGGACTGGGCCTGCACTCCAGTTCGTTCCCGGACGCCTACGAGGACATCGTGACGATGGGTGCCAACGCGGCCCACCGGCTGATGGAACGGAAGGGGCTGGAGCCCGACGACATCGGTCGGATCGACGTGGCGACCGAGAGCGCGTTCGACAACTCAAAGCCCGTCTCGACGTACATCGCCGGCTGTCTCGAACAGGTGTACGACGGGGACTTCCACCACGCGAACAAGGGCGAGCGGAAGTTCGCGTGCGTGGCGGGCACCCAGAGCATCGACGACGCGTACAACTGGATCCGCGCGGGGCGCAACCGCGGGCGGAAGGCCATCGTCGTCGCGACGGACACGGCGCTGTACGCCCGCGGCGACCCGGGCGAGGCGACCCAGGGCGCAGGCGCGGTGGCACTGCTCATCAGCGAAGACCCCGACCTGGTCGAACTGTCGCCCGAACAGGGCTTCGGGAGCGCCGACGAGACGGACTTCCTCAAGCCCAACCAGCAGTTCCCGTCGGTCGACGGGAAGCGGTCGGTGCAGGTGTACCTCGCGCGGATGCGCGAGGCAGTCGAGGACTTCGAGTCCGTGTGGGGCGAGGTAGAACCAGAGGACTTCTCGCTGGTGCCCTTCCACACGCCGTTCCCGGGGATGGTCCGGAAGGCCGCGCTGCTTGGCTTCCGGCACATGACTCGAAACACCCACATCGAAGACGAGTTGGCCGAGGATATCGGTCGCCAGCCCCGGCCGGAGGCGTTCGACGACGAGGAGGCGTACCGCGACGCCATCAGCGAGTACACGGACAAACTCAAAGAGACCGAGACCTACGCGGAGTGGTACGACGACGTGATCGAGCCGACGCTGACCATCTCCCGCGAGGTCGGCAACTGGTACACGGGCTCCGTCCACGTCGCCCGGGTCAGCGGCCTCAAAACGGCACTCGAAAACGGCGAGGACCTGACCGGCGAGCGCCTGCTCGTCGGCTCCTACGGGAGCGGCGCACAGGCCGAGATCCACGCCGAGACCGTCCAGCCCGGCTGGGAGGACGAAATCGCCGGGCTGAACGTCGACGAACAGCTCGAATCGCGGTACTCCATCTCCTTCGAGGAGTACGAACACATCCACGACGTCCACAACCACGACACGGACACGCAGGCCGACGCCGAGGAGTTCACCACCCCCGACGAAGAGTTCGTCTTCGACGGGTGGGGCCGGATGGGCGAGCGCAAATACCGCTACGTGGAGTAA
- a CDS encoding type IV pilin — MSRDRAQSEVVGVVILVGVVVTLVGLVSVVVLSNVATEQTPVADLRVEADDTHLTVTHQGGDEIPVDDLVVVVRGSDRTTRVAVDAANLTDDGNGRFQFGESLVREHGHVGDDARILIVHRPTNEILAEEHVRFGSGG; from the coding sequence ATGTCCCGTGATCGTGCCCAGTCGGAGGTCGTCGGCGTCGTTATTCTGGTCGGCGTCGTCGTCACGCTGGTCGGGCTCGTGAGCGTCGTCGTGCTCTCGAACGTCGCCACGGAGCAGACTCCCGTCGCGGACCTCCGCGTGGAAGCCGACGACACGCATCTGACCGTCACACACCAGGGTGGCGACGAAATTCCAGTTGACGACCTGGTAGTCGTGGTACGGGGGTCGGACCGGACCACCCGGGTCGCAGTCGACGCGGCGAACCTGACGGACGATGGCAACGGCCGGTTCCAGTTCGGTGAATCGCTGGTTCGCGAGCACGGCCACGTGGGAGACGACGCACGGATTCTCATTGTCCACCGGCCGACGAACGAGATTCTCGCCGAGGAGCACGTTCGTTTCGGGAGTGGTGGATAG